A stretch of Blastocatellia bacterium DNA encodes these proteins:
- the raiA gene encoding ribosome-associated translation inhibitor RaiA, giving the protein MRVEFTGRHVDITEAIKKHTKEQLEKIEKVFDFEKAGKAHIILEVEKHRHQAEIIFRWRDQELTVQAETEDMYTAISQAADKLERQALRLKEKKTDQKRHSPSTVAVIGVPELAAEEATNTNEPRIVRSERYATKPMRAEEAMQELRISEDYFLVFRNAETDGVAVIYKRNDGNFGLIEP; this is encoded by the coding sequence ATGAGAGTTGAGTTCACAGGGCGACATGTAGATATTACAGAAGCAATAAAAAAACATACCAAAGAGCAATTAGAGAAAATCGAGAAAGTTTTTGATTTTGAAAAAGCAGGAAAAGCACATATTATCCTAGAAGTAGAAAAACATCGTCATCAAGCAGAAATTATCTTTCGTTGGCGCGATCAAGAGCTAACTGTACAGGCAGAAACTGAGGATATGTATACAGCTATTTCTCAAGCTGCTGATAAATTAGAAAGACAAGCTTTAAGATTAAAAGAGAAAAAAACCGATCAAAAACGCCACTCACCAAGTACTGTAGCAGTAATTGGTGTTCCAGAGCTTGCAGCAGAAGAAGCAACAAACACCAATGAACCAAGGATTGTGCGCTCTGAACGCTATGCTACTAAGCCTATGAGAGCAGAAGAAGCAATGCAAGAATTAAGGATTTCAGAGGACTATTTTTTAGTTTTTAGAAATGCAGAAACAGATGGCGTTGCTGTAATTTATAAACGTAATGATGGAAATTTTGGATTAATTGAGCCTTAG
- a CDS encoding patatin-like phospholipase family protein encodes MKINNDVRLPQQLDNTTKIEPTKIEPAKIESAKTESAKTQTVDIDLKSRLEEQTTASRQSFDSQNTQNRISQSLNKITASHSIASRQEAQFAKQIAKSFPPKQTLADAIQIGINRSRSSAEASRANLTDTANIDFLGPRAISNKDFLNGTKDFRTSIQQVKQLETQLRQLEQQGTNPAEIARVRSQFLTAESQLRSKYGYTAQTAPKPGTVWVDPQFMSSQLNNGQINASKFPTKVPVTQPPDPNKLLFSNGKPITFKGENGSNITVNNLGEYKQLVASNRAAQGMPVTDGEPVGVHLALEGGGGKGKRYNPAFSSMYELGIIPTSVSGTSAGSIAADLIAAGGDPKTADDFAKDERLQKLFDFGFDVDGGLFNGSAAYDLFDQKLREITGIKDRPVTFADLPIPCQIITTKYNDSQLPAGKEDLSKVENRIFVFSQETTPNTPVALAVRASMSIPGLYDSVQMIDPATGREVELVDGGVLDNLPIGYNKNNLPTVALNLTEPNGNNPKNNQGQPKPLASGQLRPSNAISSGLTALNMMRAAAGGAKDFREASKPAANVFALSILTWNLENYKQANSTLGFGYDTKLDPTLDRQTRSVTQSFFRNFLDDLRTPGARGTNLKTPPANISFDRNIQLNGTNYRAVYTGGDRVNFVSNTGKQHSVSIGKDQLENWVIDDLAFNDLNARLRVALNDFLN; translated from the coding sequence ATGAAAATTAATAATGATGTGCGTTTGCCACAACAATTAGATAATACTACTAAAATTGAACCTACTAAAATTGAACCTGCTAAAATTGAATCTGCTAAAACTGAATCTGCTAAAACCCAAACAGTTGATATAGACTTAAAATCCCGTTTAGAAGAACAAACTACGGCATCTAGACAATCTTTTGACTCTCAAAATACACAAAATAGAATTAGTCAATCCTTAAATAAAATTACTGCATCTCACTCAATAGCTTCTCGTCAAGAAGCACAATTTGCTAAACAAATAGCTAAAAGTTTTCCTCCAAAACAAACTTTAGCTGATGCCATTCAAATAGGGATTAATCGTAGTCGCAGCAGTGCAGAAGCTAGCAGAGCTAATCTAACGGATACAGCAAACATAGATTTTTTAGGCCCTCGTGCAATTAGCAATAAAGATTTTCTTAATGGCACAAAAGATTTTCGTACTTCTATTCAACAAGTTAAACAGCTAGAAACTCAACTTCGCCAACTAGAGCAACAAGGCACAAATCCAGCAGAAATTGCCCGTGTACGTAGCCAATTTTTAACAGCGGAAAGCCAATTACGTTCTAAATATGGTTATACCGCTCAAACTGCACCAAAACCCGGCACAGTTTGGGTTGACCCACAATTTATGTCTTCTCAGCTAAATAACGGTCAAATTAATGCTAGTAAATTCCCTACAAAAGTGCCTGTAACACAACCACCTGACCCAAATAAATTACTTTTTAGCAATGGTAAACCTATTACTTTTAAGGGTGAAAATGGAAGTAATATTACTGTTAACAATTTAGGAGAATATAAACAACTTGTAGCTAGCAACCGTGCGGCACAAGGAATGCCTGTTACAGATGGCGAACCTGTAGGAGTTCACTTAGCTTTAGAAGGTGGTGGAGGAAAGGGAAAACGCTATAATCCTGCATTTTCCTCAATGTATGAGCTAGGAATAATTCCAACTAGCGTTAGTGGAACATCTGCCGGCTCAATTGCTGCGGATTTAATTGCTGCTGGGGGAGATCCTAAAACAGCAGACGATTTTGCTAAAGATGAACGGTTGCAAAAGCTTTTTGATTTTGGTTTTGATGTGGATGGAGGATTGTTTAATGGAAGTGCTGCTTATGACCTATTTGATCAAAAGTTAAGAGAAATTACTGGAATTAAAGATCGCCCAGTTACATTTGCAGATTTGCCAATTCCTTGCCAAATTATTACAACTAAGTATAACGATAGCCAACTGCCTGCCGGTAAAGAAGATTTATCAAAAGTAGAAAACCGTATTTTTGTTTTTAGCCAAGAAACAACTCCTAACACCCCAGTTGCTCTAGCTGTTCGTGCTTCAATGTCAATACCTGGACTTTATGATAGTGTCCAAATGATTGATCCTGCTACAGGTCGTGAAGTAGAGCTTGTTGATGGTGGAGTGCTAGACAATTTACCTATTGGTTATAACAAAAATAATTTGCCTACAGTAGCCCTTAACCTAACTGAGCCAAATGGAAATAACCCTAAAAATAACCAGGGTCAACCTAAACCGCTTGCATCAGGCCAGTTAAGACCATCAAATGCAATTTCTAGTGGATTAACGGCTCTTAATATGATGAGGGCTGCTGCTGGTGGAGCAAAAGATTTTCGCGAAGCTTCTAAGCCTGCTGCTAATGTTTTTGCATTGTCTATTTTAACTTGGAATTTAGAAAATTATAAACAAGCTAACTCAACTTTGGGCTTTGGCTATGACACAAAGCTTGATCCTACACTAGATAGACAAACTCGGTCAGTTACTCAATCCTTTTTCCGTAACTTTTTAGATGATTTAAGAACACCTGGCGCACGAGGAACAAATCTTAAAACTCCACCAGCAAATATTTCTTTTGACCGCAATATTCAACTTAATGGAACTAATTACCGTGCAGTTTATACGGGTGGCGATAGAGTTAATTTTGTTTCTAACACAGGAAAACAACATTCAGTTTCTATTGGTAAAGATCAATTGGAAAATTGGGTTATTGATGATTTAGCATTTAATGACCTAAACGCTAGACTCCGTGTAGCACTAAATGATTTTCTAAACTAG
- a CDS encoding RNA polymerase sigma-70 factor: protein MEDFQEYRPLLFSIAYRMLGSATDAEDIVQDAYLRYLATDKSQIHSLKAYLSQIVTRLSLDHLKSARVEREKYIGLWLPEPLLTNESDLPMNNKLELFESISIAFLTMLERLSPQERAIFLLHEVFDYSHQEIAETLDLSVANCRQVFHRAKEHIVKERPRFEPSREAQEKLVSSFVTACQEGDFATLTNILATDITAWSDGGGKTNAARRPVIGQNNVLKLLFGLMSKNPAVYFTYGQVNFSPAVFSWLEESLINVTCFQVADGQIKNIYTIVNPDKLVYLQNQLKAQQN, encoded by the coding sequence ATGGAAGACTTTCAAGAATATAGACCCCTGCTGTTTTCTATTGCTTATCGAATGTTAGGCAGTGCGACAGATGCAGAAGATATTGTTCAAGATGCGTATTTACGTTATTTAGCTACAGATAAATCCCAAATTCATTCCTTAAAAGCTTACCTAAGCCAAATTGTTACTAGACTATCACTAGATCATTTGAAATCTGCACGAGTTGAGAGGGAAAAATATATTGGTCTATGGCTACCTGAGCCATTGCTAACAAATGAAAGCGATTTACCAATGAATAATAAGCTAGAGCTTTTTGAATCTATTTCTATTGCTTTTTTGACTATGCTAGAACGCTTAAGCCCGCAGGAAAGAGCTATATTTTTGCTACACGAAGTTTTTGATTATTCACATCAAGAAATTGCTGAAACCCTGGATTTAAGCGTAGCTAATTGTCGTCAAGTCTTCCACCGTGCTAAAGAACATATTGTTAAAGAAAGACCCCGTTTTGAGCCTTCGCGCGAGGCTCAAGAAAAGCTTGTGTCAAGCTTTGTTACAGCTTGCCAAGAGGGAGATTTTGCAACTTTAACAAATATTCTAGCAACAGACATAACTGCGTGGTCAGACGGTGGAGGCAAAACTAATGCTGCTCGTAGACCTGTTATAGGCCAAAACAATGTCTTAAAGTTACTATTTGGATTAATGAGCAAAAATCCGGCTGTCTACTTCACATATGGACAAGTGAACTTTAGTCCAGCCGTGTTTTCTTGGTTAGAAGAGAGTTTGATTAATGTTACTTGTTTTCAAGTAGCTGATGGGCAAATCAAAAATATTTATACAATTGTAAATCCTGATAAGCTGGTATACTTACAAAACCAATTAAAAGCACAACAAAATTAA
- a CDS encoding metallophosphoesterase: MNRLAWVTDIHLNFLRKEAIKLFCNEILKPEPQALIISGDISETPHLKKHLELLAENLQIPIYFVLGNHDFYFGEIAQVRQEVTQLSQETSFLKWLPAVEIVELTSKTCLLGHDGWGDGRFGDFHNSPVILNDFLLISDLVVPDNRELFKVLNRLGDEAASFLESILPKALSRYEKVVLVTHVPPFQETCWHRGKVSDNNYLPFFSCKAVGDVLYKIMSDHPEKEMLVLCGHTHGEGQAKILPNLLVKTGAAIYGKPHLQELIIID; this comes from the coding sequence ATGAATAGGTTAGCTTGGGTTACAGATATACACTTGAATTTTTTACGTAAGGAAGCAATAAAGCTTTTTTGTAATGAAATATTAAAACCTGAACCTCAAGCACTTATTATTAGCGGAGATATTTCAGAAACTCCCCATCTAAAAAAACACTTAGAATTACTTGCAGAAAACTTACAAATTCCTATATATTTTGTTTTAGGCAATCATGATTTTTACTTCGGGGAAATTGCTCAAGTTAGGCAGGAGGTAACTCAACTAAGTCAAGAAACTTCATTTCTTAAATGGCTTCCAGCCGTAGAAATTGTGGAACTAACATCAAAAACCTGCTTGCTTGGTCATGATGGTTGGGGCGATGGTCGTTTTGGAGATTTTCATAACTCTCCAGTAATACTTAATGATTTTCTTTTAATTAGTGATTTAGTTGTGCCAGATAATAGAGAACTTTTTAAGGTGTTAAACCGCCTTGGTGATGAAGCTGCAAGCTTTTTAGAAAGTATTTTACCTAAAGCACTTTCTAGGTATGAAAAAGTTGTTTTAGTTACTCATGTTCCACCTTTTCAAGAAACTTGTTGGCATCGTGGAAAAGTTTCTGACAATAATTATCTACCATTTTTTAGCTGTAAAGCTGTTGGAGATGTGCTTTATAAAATAATGAGCGATCATCCTGAAAAAGAAATGCTGGTTTTATGTGGACATACTCATGGCGAAGGTCAAGCAAAAATTCTACCAAATTTGTTAGTAAAAACTGGTGCTGCAATCTATGGTAAACCTCATTTGCAGGAGCTAATTATTATAGACTAA
- a CDS encoding FAD-dependent oxidoreductase yields the protein MTSSKINQIEKVVILGGGYAGTLAAMRLARKNKSIKITLINAQETFVERIRLHQFLTGQPYKQLFYKDLFTGKNVDFLAAQIIDIDLNNRLVKVNQASKDKQIPYDRLIYALGSLTDTSVIDGLEKYTYSLNSLAKSLEIKDKLTQLAKNKGKLVICGGGLTGIESATEIAEIFPTIKITLVTNDVFGSQLSQKGQNYLNQVFAKFAITVKDKTRVLQVSKNSLHLSSGKQLEFDLCLWAGAFTVPKIARQAGLMVNSLGQVLTDITLRSLSHSEVYAVGDAATINGIELRMSCASAMPLGAYAVDNICNELQNKGLEPFSFAFAGRSISLGRKHGLIQVAGADDVPKESIITGRLAALIKEVICRYTVWSIKLEQKELFAYTWPKSNLQLLEAKA from the coding sequence ATGACTAGTAGCAAAATTAACCAAATAGAAAAAGTAGTTATTTTAGGTGGTGGTTATGCTGGAACACTTGCAGCAATGCGTTTAGCAAGAAAAAATAAGAGCATAAAAATTACTTTAATCAATGCCCAAGAAACTTTTGTTGAACGAATCCGCTTACATCAATTTTTAACTGGTCAACCCTACAAACAACTGTTTTATAAAGACTTATTTACTGGAAAAAATGTTGACTTTCTAGCTGCACAAATTATAGATATAGACTTAAATAATCGTTTAGTAAAAGTTAACCAAGCTAGCAAAGACAAACAAATTCCCTATGACCGACTTATTTATGCTTTGGGAAGTCTTACAGATACTAGCGTAATTGATGGATTAGAAAAATATACTTATAGCTTAAATTCTTTAGCTAAGTCGTTGGAAATTAAAGACAAGCTGACACAGCTAGCTAAAAATAAAGGTAAACTTGTAATTTGTGGTGGTGGTTTAACTGGAATTGAATCAGCAACAGAAATTGCTGAAATTTTCCCTACAATTAAAATTACTCTGGTGACTAACGATGTTTTTGGCTCGCAACTCTCGCAAAAAGGTCAAAATTACTTAAATCAAGTCTTTGCTAAATTTGCTATCACGGTTAAAGATAAAACTCGTGTTTTGCAAGTTAGCAAAAATAGCTTACATTTAAGTTCTGGCAAACAACTGGAGTTTGACTTGTGCCTTTGGGCAGGAGCTTTTACAGTTCCAAAAATAGCTAGGCAAGCTGGTTTAATGGTAAACAGCCTTGGTCAAGTTCTTACCGATATTACCTTAAGATCTTTGTCTCATTCAGAAGTTTATGCTGTGGGTGATGCAGCAACTATTAATGGAATAGAGCTAAGGATGTCTTGCGCTAGTGCTATGCCCTTAGGCGCATATGCTGTAGACAATATTTGTAATGAGTTGCAAAACAAAGGTTTAGAGCCATTTTCTTTTGCTTTTGCTGGTCGTTCTATAAGTCTTGGTCGCAAACATGGTTTAATTCAAGTAGCTGGCGCGGATGATGTACCCAAAGAAAGCATTATCACAGGTCGTTTAGCAGCATTAATAAAAGAAGTCATTTGTCGTTATACTGTTTGGTCAATTAAATTAGAACAAAAAGAACTATTTGCTTATACTTGGCCCAAATCTAATCTTCAACTCTTGGAGGCTAAAGCTTAA
- a CDS encoding S9 family peptidase, whose amino-acid sequence MAQSNTKYQTPPKAVADLVDIPPTPVVSISSKRQWLALLQATNLPAISAVAQPELRLAGVRINPNTNGPKQLVFYYKITLLNLSTQEQKEVVGLPANAQLSFSVWSPDEKHIALTNTTDTGIELWLVEVATAKARKLNTPKLNWALAPTLTWLSDSKTLVSLFIPEGRTEAPIVQVIPNGPIIQESIGKTAPTRTFQDLLKNSFDEQLFEHYTTAQLGLVSIDGTFNKVGSPAVIRSVQASPDASTLLVQITHRPYSYSVPYSYFPTRVELWDKTGNLVKQLVDLPLRERVPINFDAVLPGPRFYSWRSDAPATIYWVEAQDNGDPLQKADVRDKVFTLAAPFNAEPSSIASLAYRYDGMSWSDKGFALVSESWNKTRATRTWLVNTNQTGSPKLLFDYSSEDRYADPGNPVFKRSDLGTNIMMTANDGKSIYLIGAGASTEGDRPFLDKLNLETGKTERLWRSEAPYYEFPLSLIDENAQLVLTRRESKTEPPNFFLRDLSKNKLQAVTSFPHPSPQFANVQKEQIRYKRADGVDLTATLYLPPGYSTKDGRLPLVMWAYPQEFKSAAAASQVTDSPYRFVRISYFGPQFLLAQGYAVLDDPTMPIIGEGDKEPNDTYLQQLVTSAEAAVEEVVRRGVADRDKIAIGGHSYGAFMTANLLAHSRLFRAGIARSGAYNRTLTPFGFQAEERTFWQAPETYVKMSPFVYADKIKDALLIIHGEADNNPGTFPIQSERLYQAVKGLGGTVRLVMLPNESHGYQARESILHMQWEMIEWLDKYVKNAKTQQAEK is encoded by the coding sequence TTGGCTCAATCAAATACAAAATATCAAACACCTCCAAAAGCTGTAGCAGATTTGGTTGATATACCTCCTACGCCAGTTGTTAGCATTAGCTCTAAACGTCAATGGCTAGCACTACTACAAGCAACAAATTTACCGGCTATTTCAGCCGTAGCTCAACCAGAGCTACGACTAGCTGGAGTACGTATTAATCCAAATACGAATGGGCCAAAACAGCTAGTTTTTTATTACAAAATCACTTTATTAAATTTATCAACACAAGAGCAAAAAGAGGTTGTAGGCTTGCCAGCAAATGCTCAGTTAAGTTTTAGTGTCTGGTCGCCTGATGAAAAGCATATTGCTCTAACAAATACTACTGATACAGGTATAGAACTTTGGCTGGTTGAAGTAGCAACTGCTAAAGCACGTAAGTTAAACACTCCAAAGCTAAATTGGGCATTAGCTCCAACTTTAACTTGGCTATCAGATAGCAAAACTTTAGTTAGCTTATTTATTCCTGAAGGCCGCACAGAAGCTCCAATTGTTCAAGTTATTCCAAACGGGCCAATTATCCAAGAAAGCATTGGAAAAACTGCCCCTACTCGAACATTTCAAGATTTACTGAAAAATTCCTTTGATGAACAACTTTTTGAGCATTATACAACTGCCCAACTTGGCTTGGTTTCAATAGATGGGACTTTTAACAAAGTAGGTAGTCCGGCTGTTATTCGCTCTGTTCAAGCTTCACCCGACGCTAGCACTTTGCTAGTACAAATAACGCATCGTCCTTATTCCTATAGTGTGCCTTATAGTTACTTCCCTACTCGCGTTGAACTATGGGATAAAACAGGAAATCTAGTTAAACAACTGGTAGATTTACCTTTAAGGGAACGTGTACCAATTAATTTTGATGCTGTTTTACCGGGCCCAAGATTTTACTCTTGGAGAAGTGATGCACCTGCTACAATTTATTGGGTTGAAGCTCAAGATAATGGCGACCCATTACAAAAAGCAGATGTTAGGGACAAGGTTTTTACTTTAGCTGCACCTTTTAACGCTGAGCCAAGCAGCATAGCTTCTTTAGCTTATCGTTATGATGGGATGAGTTGGAGCGATAAAGGCTTTGCGCTAGTTTCAGAAAGCTGGAATAAAACCCGTGCTACTCGTACTTGGTTAGTCAATACTAATCAAACTGGTAGCCCTAAGTTACTTTTTGATTATTCTTCAGAAGATCGATATGCTGACCCTGGCAACCCTGTTTTTAAGCGTAGCGATTTAGGCACAAATATAATGATGACTGCTAATGATGGCAAAAGCATTTATTTAATAGGTGCTGGTGCTTCTACTGAAGGAGATCGTCCATTTTTAGACAAGCTAAACTTAGAAACAGGTAAAACAGAAAGGCTTTGGCGTTCTGAAGCACCTTATTATGAATTTCCACTCTCGCTAATTGATGAAAATGCTCAACTTGTTTTAACTCGTCGTGAGTCAAAAACTGAGCCACCAAACTTTTTTCTTAGAGATTTATCAAAAAATAAATTACAAGCAGTAACTAGTTTTCCACACCCTAGCCCACAATTTGCCAATGTACAAAAAGAGCAAATCCGCTATAAACGTGCTGATGGAGTGGATTTAACAGCTACACTTTATCTACCTCCAGGATATTCAACTAAAGATGGAAGACTCCCACTAGTAATGTGGGCGTATCCTCAAGAATTTAAGAGCGCGGCAGCAGCAAGTCAAGTTACTGATTCACCCTATAGATTTGTAAGAATTAGCTATTTTGGCCCTCAATTTTTACTTGCTCAAGGCTATGCGGTTCTTGATGACCCAACAATGCCAATTATTGGAGAGGGTGACAAAGAGCCTAATGATACTTATTTACAACAACTTGTAACTAGTGCCGAAGCTGCTGTTGAAGAAGTCGTCCGACGTGGAGTAGCTGACCGAGATAAAATTGCTATTGGTGGTCATTCTTATGGTGCCTTTATGACAGCAAACTTACTTGCTCATTCACGCTTATTTCGTGCTGGAATTGCTCGAAGCGGTGCTTATAACCGAACTTTAACGCCCTTTGGATTTCAGGCTGAGGAACGTACATTTTGGCAAGCACCTGAAACTTATGTAAAAATGTCTCCTTTTGTTTATGCAGATAAAATTAAAGATGCTTTGTTAATTATTCATGGTGAAGCAGATAATAACCCCGGTACTTTTCCAATCCAAAGCGAGCGACTCTATCAAGCAGTCAAAGGTTTAGGTGGAACAGTTCGCTTAGTGATGTTGCCAAATGAAAGCCATGGCTATCAAGCACGTGAATCTATTCTGCATATGCAATGGGAGATGATTGAGTGGCTAGATAAATATGTTAAAAATGCGAAAACACAACAAGCAGAAAAGTAA
- the hprK gene encoding HPr(Ser) kinase/phosphatase has protein sequence MNTPIKPSISVYQILKEAINYLDLRILAGDSGLNREINVCYLQRLGLALAQRGNSLDYGRIQVLGKSEHTFLTQLTSEERFKIFSNLPLKNLSVILLTRDLDAPKELIILAEEAKLPVLVTSEISSIATAKLTEFLQEKLSPLVILHGVMIDMFGMGILLQGESGVGKSECALDLITRGHRLVSDDVVEVRRIGSDKLVCNAPTMVQDHMEIRGLGILNIKNLFGFSSISLSQRLSLIIKLERWEQHKFYDRIGLEEEFNEILELHIPLIRLPVTFGRNVSTLVEVAVRNHLLKLRGINAVQEFTNRHAAALGIKPSRQEK, from the coding sequence ATGAACACACCAATAAAACCAAGTATTAGCGTTTATCAAATTCTAAAAGAAGCCATTAATTATCTTGACTTACGCATACTTGCTGGTGATTCTGGATTAAATCGAGAAATAAATGTCTGCTACCTTCAACGCCTAGGACTTGCTCTTGCTCAGAGAGGTAATTCCCTAGACTATGGGCGAATTCAAGTTTTAGGTAAAAGTGAACATACATTTTTAACGCAACTTACTTCAGAAGAACGATTTAAGATATTTTCTAATCTACCATTAAAAAATCTATCAGTTATTCTATTAACTAGGGACTTGGATGCTCCAAAAGAGTTAATTATCCTAGCAGAAGAAGCCAAACTTCCAGTTTTAGTCACCTCAGAAATTAGCTCTATTGCTACAGCTAAACTAACAGAATTTCTACAGGAAAAACTTTCTCCCTTAGTTATATTACATGGTGTAATGATAGATATGTTTGGAATGGGAATACTTCTGCAAGGTGAAAGTGGTGTAGGTAAAAGTGAATGTGCTTTAGATTTAATTACTCGAGGACATCGCCTTGTATCAGATGATGTTGTAGAAGTACGTAGAATAGGGTCGGATAAACTTGTTTGTAATGCACCTACTATGGTTCAAGACCATATGGAAATAAGAGGGTTAGGAATATTAAATATTAAAAACTTATTTGGTTTTTCTTCCATCTCCTTAAGTCAAAGGCTAAGCTTAATTATTAAGCTAGAGCGTTGGGAACAACATAAATTTTATGACCGAATAGGTTTAGAAGAAGAATTTAATGAAATTTTAGAGTTACATATCCCTCTAATTAGACTGCCAGTAACTTTTGGGCGTAATGTTTCTACCTTAGTAGAAGTGGCAGTACGAAATCATTTACTAAAACTTCGAGGGATAAATGCAGTGCAAGAGTTTACTAATCGTCATGCTGCTGCTTTAGGAATAAAACCTAGTAGACAAGAAAAATAG
- a CDS encoding DinB family protein, producing MKISDTLLPEFDHEMAGTRKSLERIPADKFDWKPHEKSMSMIDLASHLANLPSWMGISVNQDSFDIAPKDGEGFQTPKAGSVAELLEMFDKNVADAREALASASNETLMGTWTLLSGGQTVFAMPKVAVVRSFILNHNVHHRAQLGVYLRLNDVAVPSIYGPSADETGM from the coding sequence ATGAAAATCAGCGATACATTATTACCAGAATTTGATCATGAAATGGCGGGGACAAGAAAATCCTTAGAACGCATACCAGCAGATAAATTTGATTGGAAACCACACGAAAAGTCTATGTCTATGATAGATTTAGCCTCACATTTAGCTAATCTTCCTAGCTGGATGGGAATAAGTGTTAATCAAGATAGTTTTGATATTGCCCCAAAAGATGGCGAAGGCTTTCAAACTCCAAAAGCTGGCTCTGTAGCTGAACTTTTGGAAATGTTTGATAAAAATGTTGCTGATGCTCGGGAAGCCTTAGCTTCAGCTAGCAATGAAACCTTGATGGGAACATGGACTTTATTAAGTGGTGGTCAAACAGTTTTTGCTATGCCTAAAGTGGCTGTAGTTCGTAGCTTTATCCTAAATCATAATGTTCATCATCGCGCTCAATTAGGCGTTTATCTACGTCTTAATGATGTAGCCGTTCCATCTATTTATGGCCCTTCAGCCGATGAAACTGGTATGTAG
- a CDS encoding RS21-C6 protein: MATLKENPTLADLQEYIKDICKERNWDKNTHLELFLLFSEEVGELAKAIRKHQGLYDEKAKNNQSHLEEEFADVFSYLLDLANYFNVDLEKAFRQKDKINASRVWD, translated from the coding sequence ATGGCAACATTAAAAGAAAACCCAACTTTAGCCGATTTACAAGAATATATAAAAGATATATGTAAAGAAAGGAATTGGGATAAAAACACCCATTTAGAGTTATTTTTGTTATTTTCCGAGGAAGTTGGAGAGCTAGCAAAAGCCATCCGTAAACATCAAGGTTTATATGATGAAAAGGCTAAAAACAATCAATCTCATTTGGAAGAAGAATTTGCAGATGTTTTTAGTTACCTGTTAGATTTAGCTAATTACTTTAATGTAGACTTAGAAAAAGCTTTCCGCCAAAAAGACAAAATTAATGCTAGCCGTGTTTGGGATTAA